CAGAGCCTCGCATATTTTCTGCGAACCTCCCTATATACTCCTTCCCACACAAGGTCCTATACGCCGCACTCAAAAGACGTCAAGAAACTGTCGTCGTCAACCGGGTAAAACCCGCCTACGTCGAAACAGCCTGCTCTCCTGTTCGCGTACCCGGTGCTTTCGTCACATCGTCGCCTCCCACCCTCATCATCCACAATAGAGTGACATGGAGCCATCACTCTCCAGCCTCGGTATACCGCGACCATCTACACACAGGAAGTCACGCCAATCCTTTGTGACTCACAGGTACCGGCCAAGCTACCAGGAATTATCGAACTGCATTAAAGCCGGGGGTGGGGActtgggggtgggggaggggtAGATGTCGTGCGCACCCACGTTAACGACGAGGCGAGCTGGGCACACGATTATCGCAGCACTTGGAGAAAAATACCGCACACTATAAATCAGTCTGCCGCAAATCTTCGCGCTGCGTGGTTGTCCGGTTGTTGCTTACGTTGACGCCGAAATCACAGCTCCATCGACAGTATTGTCCATGGTAACATTGAGAAACATATCGTACGTCACTCGTTGAAATGGCGCCAATCAGGCtcgtgcacgtgacgtcacgcgtagtctttgagccacgtgacatgggaaaacgtgggtggtggtggttctGGTAAAAGGGTTTGTTCTTGTCAGCCTcatagaggtgggcaacgtcacgactgacgccctggaggaatgtgcgtcctgggccgacttctaagagaactgttgcgacatatgcctgaaagcgtatgaggaaaacccaggagaaacccgagacagcacagtaggtaccgggattcgaacccgggtaccccccagtctcgacgtgacatggccacgGAGCTGGTGAACAACATGAGGtctagggtgcctcaatactagctaatattcaggcaccctaatGGGCTCATACTGCGAGCTGAATGAGGCAGCAGCgtgctatttttttatttttttttgcaattttttttcgcaatagATACTTATTAAGAATCATGGGAAATGGTCGACTTCAGTGTCtaaactagcagacgacgcacactATGGGTGCTGAGAGTGAATGTGCCTGACTCCAGAGACATCTTTAGAAAGCGCGCCTGTCAGAGCCTGACTAACAGACTGTGTTTTTCCGTATATGTACATAAACCAATTTACTGACGGTAAGCACGCACGTAATGTACCATTAAGTATAATGGCTGCAACAAGCAAACTTCAAGAGTGCGGTCGCGTGTGTAAGCAGCGGTTTTTCAGCTGCAGCTGGAAATAAAAAATGCGTTAAAATCAAAATGTCAAAAATTCGTTTTTGATGTCGTGCGTTTCATATGCTTCCATACATTCGTATGTCGGAGAAGTACGCAGCACTACCGTCACTGTGCCAATATCTGGCATTGTAGTCCTGAAGGGAATGGTCAGCGCTTGACAACGGCGCAACAGTCACCCATATACTGCTTCAGAAGCGACTGGGAAAGAAATTTTAAACACGCAGCGAGCacaaagcaccttgcctatCGGAACCTGTGAGTCGCTCGAGACGGCAGCGAGAACAGCGACATCCTACTGTGACTCCGGTGCCGCAATAGGCTTTCCCATATCGCGGGACAAAACGTGACGTCATTGCACAAACCTCATTGGTTGGTGTCGTGTTATTGCAATCTGCCTGCTGCTGTGGCGGCATGGTGCTGTCATAGGCGAAGTTTAGATGGAACTGTGCAGACTGAAGAAAATCGAGGGAAAACAGCCCACACCGGGATTCGAagccagtctcggcgtggaaagcatAGTATATGTCACCTGTACCACTCTTTGCACAAATATGCATGGCTGTGTCGGGAACAACTCATCCTATGCAGCAAAGAAAAACAGATTTTCCCAGGaaaaacccaggagaaacccAAGACAGAAATCCCCCTGCAGCATCTTTCAACACCCTCTAAAATTTCGTGTGGCATTATATCTTGTATGAATGGACCCATTCAACTGACAACTATCGGACATTTCATTTAACATCAGGCATTAAATCTTTGCAGCGTCGGTGAATTATCCAAGTACCAAAGCAATGTTCAATTCAGGTTCTGTCACGGACTTGGCAGAAGAGATATTCTTTGCGGGATTTGCTCTCGTGGCCCACGTCGCATTGGCCGATGATTCTACGCTCATGTTGTCGTGTAGAAAGTGGTTCAAGTCATTCTCTTGAGGGCTTCCCGGTTGTATGGAGAGGTAGTAGACACTGTAGCCCAAGACGCCCCCTCCAAATATGGCCACCAGACAGCAGGTCAACACAGGAGCTAGTAAGGGCGGACGCCGGATGGCAAGAGCGTCGCGCCTCGGATTGCTCTGGACGGGACCAAAACATGATTTCAGCATCAAGAAAACGTTCATGCGGCTCTGACTGATCCACTGACTACTGCGCTACACGATACGCGATAAACTGACATGCTTACATGATGGCGTTCCGGTGCTTGGTCTGGCCGAAATGGCGGCGTTGAACTCGCGTTTGGCATAGCAGCGATCGCTTTACCTTGGGGACCCTCTGACCCCGCCGTCATAAGGGGTGGGGTACCCGTCTTCACCAGAATGGGCACCAGGGGTTCCTGCGATTTGCTATCTGGTGGCAACGCAGTCATCGACCCGTGAGGGGATGGACTTGTTCGAGAAGGACCTTCTTCGCCCTTTCTCATTTTTACGGAGCTGGCACCGGTCTTGCCCTCTATGTTTTTGCCATCCCGGACGACGGTTGGAATGCCTCTGGAGGTCGACGGGGCTGTTGTTTCCGGAGGAGATGGTTCTGCGGGGCGCGTCTCGGGGGGTTGTGGCTGAGGTGAAGGGCTGGGACTGCCTCGACGTTCGTGCAGTCGTGTTTGTAAATCTTCGTCTTGACTAGGGGTTATGAAGATTTGACCCATGATACTAAGAAGGCGTAAAGCTGTCAGCGGAACGTCGCTGTGCGATGTCTTCGTCTGGAAGGTTCCACAGTCGGACGGTAACGACGACGATGTTCGTGATTGCTCGTGGCGCACGGAATGTGTCCAACGAGTGAACAACATCATCATCTCTATTttaatgatggtgatgatgatacccCACTCGAGAGCCGGGCCCTGCCATCACGTGTGCCTTCAGTAATCATGCTACCCTCCACCTTTACCGTTTCAAGGCCATTCGACTCAAAGTGTCATGGAAGAGGCCACGGAAAAGGCAACCCCACTAAATGCGCAGTTTTCTGTCCCAGAAATGGCGCAGGTGACTCCACTGCTGGAGGGGACTGGTCGTCAATGAAATGTCCAGGACGAATTTATTTACATGACATCGAAATACAATAACGGAGGAGAAGGACCGAGCTAGATGTTTTTGATAATTCCAACCACACCTGTTTGGGTTCAAAGgagtgtgcactcttaaaaatgaacttgaccgcatagcacgctcctagccaaccatcatcccgagtgacatcgttctctccccggATTGTTGGAAAAAGGgaggcctttttgtgacacttatgcagaaatgttaactgtcacaaagaggcgtacgccccgcgctttccacaaatcaagagggaCAGAGGTGTCATTCTGTACAAtgggccttcagcgtgctatgcggtagagctttgttttaagagtgctcTCGACCAACATATATATTTCCTGGCTCACACTGCGTGGAAATCCGCTCCCTATTATGATCATCATGAAAACAAGAAGACTATAGAATGTCAAAAGAATACGTCGTGAGTTTCGAATTTCGATCCATACAAGCACACTTTGCAGAAATCTGTGCATATCTTGTATTCTTTGCTCTATGCCATTGAGTGGGCATTTATACTGTTAGTAGATTGCTAGTGTTATACATATTttcgtatttaaaaaaaacggtaTCATGCTTTGCATTTGTCCAAAACTACGTTGTCTCCCCAATTGATAACCCAACGACAGGCCCGTAATTGATATTTTCAGGTTCACTGCAACGAGCAGCCATCAGTGCGAGGGAATGTTAATGAGACAGCCCTTAATTAAGGAACATTTAACGAGAAGCCATTAGAGGGCGCTCCACATGCTAAGAAGATCTATTTTCCGGCAGTGACTCGAAGAGAGGAGACGTACCTGCTCAGAAGAAAGGTTTGAATGACCGATTACTCGCTTTGTGTGATTTCGCCGCATGCGAGCGTGAGTCAGCGATTGGGTTTCTTATACCCGACAGAGACTCCTCAGAGATTtgctcttttctctttcttttttttttctctctcacatGGATACCAAGTTGTCTCATCGGGCTGCGACACAACGCACGGTGGCATCTCCGAcacaggtcacgtgcttacaagAACCAAGAAGAACGGCTCGTACAGGGAATTGTGCCGGGAAAatacccagacaacacagccggcgcCCAGATTCAAACCCGGGTCGCCTCCCAGTAGAAGTTTCACTcgaacgtttccgaaaacatgataagccaaccCCCTGATTGCTTTGGAGTGGCCGACCCGACGTTACGTTGCTGATTGCAGATTGCAGATTGGCTGGCACAGATACGGAGTCGGAACTCGGAAAGTCGAGTCACAGGAACCGGAGTGTGCCTCGACTGGTCGTCCTCATACTCAGAGCTGGAGCTCCGGGTTCAGAGCGCCTCTCACTCCGCATTCACTCCGGAGGAATTGTGCAGAAGCCGAACGCGGCAGGTTCCAGCCGAGCGGAGAGGGAATGTTAACTCACGTGACTTCCGGTATTTGCCTCGTAGTCAAAACTATGGCTCAAAACCGTCAAAACGACGATGACGCAAAACGGAGAACATGGCAGGCATGGCGGAACAtaaaccgtgtattcacacgagcgacatttgcccagaagcggaagatgcgaaaaacgtcatagctttctgctgtcacgtgagcgctcagcgccgtgtcttcacgtacactgctaaccatggggaatatcctgcgccacaaccacaagatattccgtagcagacgacagaagacgTAGAGacagtcgtctgctaagtgtcgtctgctaaatgcgcagtacggcACTCCCGGTAtaccgcaccgtgtgaatgctcaacacaacacgggacggaacttcagCTCTATAAgaagcagtgttttcgctttttcttccgctagaatcttccgtgagtatgtcgctcgtgtgaatacacggaaacGCTACTCAGCGGAAGCTGGCGCAGTCACGTGACCGGAACCCATAACCAGATTTCGCAACCGCTCCGGCGGCGTTGGTGAGAGCACTCTATAGAGCGCTCAGAGTC
This portion of the Ornithodoros turicata isolate Travis chromosome 3, ASM3712646v1, whole genome shotgun sequence genome encodes:
- the LOC135387805 gene encoding uncharacterized protein LOC135387805, with the protein product MGQIFITPSQDEDLQTRLHERRGSPSPSPQPQPPETRPAEPSPPETTAPSTSRGIPTVVRDGKNIEGKTGASSVKMRKGEEGPSRTSPSPHGSMTALPPDSKSQEPLVPILVKTGTPPLMTAGSEGPQGKAIAAMPNASSTPPFRPDQAPERHHSNPRRDALAIRRPPLLAPVLTCCLVAIFGGGVLGYSVYYLSIQPGSPQENDLNHFLHDNMSVESSANATWATRANPAKNISSAKSVTEPELNIALVLG